From Hermetia illucens chromosome 6, iHerIll2.2.curated.20191125, whole genome shotgun sequence, one genomic window encodes:
- the LOC119660360 gene encoding uncharacterized protein LOC119660360 has translation MKVLIVVLACFALAYGQSPAKALENTINGLKEQMPCGFPDMGIPSLAPLKVDFFDLYHKLWIIKIYGDIKNAVISGLNDFSVDDVTMNVLTLKAGLSLGFRSINIQGNLSLQSWIVSFLKIKSSGNLNMTLENLRISVAVRFGMVDGVMKLMDFTPTVDLGKIEFKSTGFVIGKLTMKIVNSIAQKVVMNLFNDHKDAIEETAQAIVMPAANDFLKDMTISDLLQLLTGPKEPSEPCIPPAA, from the exons ATGAAGGTACTCATTGTCGTCCTCGCCTGTTTCGCCTTGGCATACG GGCAAAGTCCTGCCAAGGCTCTTGAAAACACCATCAATGGATTGAAGGAACAAATGCCATGTGGTTTCCCTGATATGGGTATTCCTTCATTGGCTCCACTCAAGGTTGACTTCTTTGATTTATACCACAAGCTCTGGATTATTAA AATCTACGGTGACATCAAGAATGCCGTCATCAGCGGATTGAATGATTTCTCAGTGGACGATGTAACCATGAACGTTCTTACCTTGAAGGCTGGCCTCAGCTTGGGATTCCGTTCCATCAATATTCAAGGAAACTTGTCCTTGCAATCATGGATTGTTTCATTCTTGAAGATTAAGAGTTCCGGAAATTTGAACATGACCCTCGAAAACTTGCGCATCTCCGTTGCTGTTCGTTTCGGTATGGTTGATGGTGTCATGAAATTGATGGACTTCACTCCAACCGTTGACTTGGGAAAGATTGAATTCAAATCAACTGGCTTCGTTATTGGcaaattgaccatgaagatTGTTAACAGTATTGCACAAAAGGTTGTCATGAATTTGTTCAACGATCACAAGGATGCCATCGAGGAAACTGCTCAAGCGATCGTAATGCCAGCTGCCAATGACTTCTTGAAGGACATGACCATTTCTGATTTGCTTCAATTGTTGACTGGACCAAAGGAACCATCTGAACCATGCATCCCGCCAGCTGCTTAA
- the LOC119659161 gene encoding PHD finger protein 20-like protein 1, whose product MTRRCIIEGCASKSGNPQHRGVTFHSFPFDSKTREVWLVNCRINPEKNITKSVLVCSRHFRRADFQPAKSNKYLLKQGAVPTIFPWGKFPPPAQTTTTAASEAAPQIALQNDMEVSATDTNESFGSAEQGDQVEKTALKRSSQDSSLPSDAKLSKLNSPVAAPTTSQDIQNLVPMGTIPAAAGGRKSETVSGFVPGVRLEAQDFDGIWHTARVMEVDSDEREVLIRFEKSGKSKGPTGAEEWIPMNSSRLRQKASAASKLPNVFVLGEKCLARWSGARRFPATVQKVLGNDMYEILFDDGYMKVLKSAHISKLKIPVGKSQSPSTSASPAPHKPIANSTPDKSKIKAQAAKKDWPLISMSSLNLAELNLPEIPKDGEWCCHWVNDQPIGREGFLTVGDHKKPTVIVDDWRLPPGWTKHMYQRSNVLGKWDVILVNSNNKRFRSKADLKQYIEDLGQHYNPDVYDFSIHRRRAKDIGAYVYTKDYKPPQPVKPPPPPLEPLPPLQPQSLMHNAGQQNSSIQSLLSTSSPPLFEPTSGKGGEDESMQLEDGYVYVGSLKVRIIDNLFRCPKENCNKNFRKENHLQIHIKHYHDDIAKFLGDCPNMQELACKRTIGHPPDEPLPKNYLPNSQYFAKLHQQDLQNRMHRKSISAPHAPSISTPTRHEGSDSFLMSTTADDSSKLLESSISDSIVGSSTVPSSPAVASPSFVHSTGDEMSMPLIEEQQKSAPQLQPQSHSKVASRKTGERKSSRQRLQKKYVTASTSNVFDNSFHMTDFEETRHSFNGTPEHHKVTKKAKLSHPTFVQDPNLDGNTTSSVPDQPHSQSPKYIQENGEVIKIVRMRSEEIINCICSFGEEDGLMIQCELCLCWQHGICNGIEKESQVPEKYVCYICKNPALGRASMKYVHDQDWLYEGRLPTGNYHASNPKLQDRFNMLRTSHTLTGNLIELKRFLHSLRVKINIAENKDHPKMYLWAKKWESSPPRAVERKVEKFEDIEAINPDKKEASDADVKEELDREVGGDGQAEVKAEGENAGASECVEKMETEDKQQQSLEKPKEEIKVAQQPNIPQPEAAIDPVECQLRLLEHIQKQQSLVVERLQDIESDIVELESLDPSNNLDTNEFSRTKQTLAILIKDLEIMQNIAKINTVPPTSYVPYA is encoded by the exons ATGACGCGTCGTTGCATAATCGAAGGTTGCGCGTCAAAATCAGGCAATCCACAACATCGCGGCGTCACATTTCACTCATTTCCATTTGATTCAAAAACTCGTGAAGTTTGGCTGGTGAACTGTCGAATAAATCCCGAGAAAAATATCACAAAAAGTGTTCTAGTGTGTTCGCGACATTTTCGTCGAGCCGATTTTCAGCCGGCCAAGTCGAATAAGTATCTCTTGAAACAGGGAGCGGTTCCGACGATTTTTCCGTGGGGAAAGTTTCCGCCGCCTGCTCAGACGACGACGACTGCTGCAAGTGAGGCGGCGCCGCAAATTGCGCTACAGAACGATAT GGAGGTTTCTGCCACTGATACGAACGAGAGCTTTGGAAGCGCAGAACAGGGCGATCAGGTCGAGAAGACTGCCCTGAAGCGATCCTCGCAAGACTCTTCACTGCCGTCAGACGCGAAGCTGTCGAAACTGAACAGCCCGGTTGCTGCGCCGACCACTTCACAAGACATACAAAACCTTGTTCCGATGGGTACGATACCGGCGGCCGCTGGAGGCCGCAAGTCAGAGACGGTGTCTGGATTTGTACCCGGTGTTCGTCTGGAGGCGCAAGATTTCGACGGTATTTGGCACACCGCTCGTGTAATGGAAGTGGACAGCGACGAGCGCGAGGTTTTGATACGATTCGAGAAGAGCGGCAAGTCCAAAGGTCCCACGGGTGCCGAGGAATGGATACCAATGAACAGCAGCCGATTGCGGCAGAAAGCGTCCGCGGCGAGCAAGCTGCCGAACGTATTCGTGCTGGGGGAGAAGTGTCTGGCTCGCTGGAGTGGCGCCCGCAGATTTCCGGCCACCGTGCAAAAGGTTCTCGGCAATGATATGTATGAAATCCTGTTCGACGACGGCTACATGAAAGTGTTGAAAAGTGCTCACATCAGCAAACTGAAAATACCGGTTGGAAAGAGCCAATCACCGTCTACATCAGCAAGCCCTGCCCCTCACAAACCAATAGCCAATTCTACCCCAGACAAGTCGAAAATTAAGGCACAGGCGGCGAAGAAGGATTGGCCACTAATTTCCATGAGTTCGTTGAATCTCGCGGAGCTCAATCTGCCCGAGATTCCGAAGGACGGTGAGTGGTGCTGCCACTGGGTAAACGACCAGCCAATAGGCCGCGAGGGATTCCTGACCGTAGGCGACCACAAAAAGCCAACAGTCATCGTAGACGATTGGCGACTGCCGCCTGGGTGGACGAAACACATGTACCAACGCTCGAATGTCCTAGGCAAGTGGGATGTGATCCTGGTCAATTCGAACAACAAACGCTTCCGCTCCAAGGCGGATCTCAAGCAATATATTGAAGACTTGGGACAACATTACAATCCCGACGTCTACGACTTCAGCATACATCGAAGGCGGGCAAAAGACATTGGAGCTTATGTTTATACTAAAGATTACAAACCTCCCCAACCGGTGAAGCCACCACCTCCACCCTTGGAACCCCTTCCGCCACTACAACCGCAAAGTCTTATGCATAACGCTGGACAGCAGAATTCCAGCATCCAATCGCTGCTGTCAACGTCGTCTCCGCCCTTGTTTGAACCGACTTCAGGTAAAGGCGGCGAAGACGAGTCCATGCAGTTAGAGGATGGTTACG TTTACGTTGGCTCCTTGAAAGTCCGAATCATTGACAACCTCTTCCGCTGCCCCAAAGAGAACTGCAACAAAAATTTCCGGAAAGAGAATCACTTGCAGATCCACATCAAGCATTATCACGACGACATTGCAAA ATTTCTTGGAGATTGTCCCAATATGCAGGAGCTAGCGTGCAAGCGCACCATCGGGCACCCTCCGGATGAACCTCTGCCCAAAAACTATCTACCCAACTCGCAGTACTTCGCAAAGCTACACCAGCAAGACCTTCAGAATAGAATGCATCGCAAATCAATCTCAGCTCCACACGCCCCAAGCATTTCAACGCCAACCCGTCACGAGGGCTCGGACAGTTTCTTGATGTCTACAACTGCTGACGATTCCTCCAAGCTTCTTGAATCCTCTATTTCTGATTCAATCGTCGGATCCAGCACCGTACCTTCGAGTCCAGCCGTAGCGAGCCCCTCCTTCGTTCATTCCACTGGCGATGAAATGTCCATGCCTCTGATTGAAGAGCAGCAAAAATCAGCGCCACAGCTCCAACCGCAATCTCATTCGAAAGTTGCGTCTCGCAAGACTGGTGAAAGAAAGAGCTCGAGACAGAGGCTGCAAAAGAAATACGTCACGGCGAGTACGTCAAACGTTTTCGACAACTCGTTCCACATGACAGATTTTGAAGAAACCAGACATTCCTTCAATGGAACCCCCGAACATCACAAGGTCACAAAAAAAGCAAAGTTGTCCCATCCAACCTTTGTTCAAGACCCCAATTTGGACGGGAACACAACCAGCAGCGTGCCGGATCAACCTCACAGCCAAAGTCCGAAGTACATACAGGAAAATGGCGAAGTGATCAAAATTGTTCGAATGCGATCGGAAGAGATCATCAATTGTATTTGCTCATTTGGCGAGGAAGACGGTCTAATGATACAATGCGAGTTGTGCTTGTGCTGGCAGCACGGCATCTGCAATGGGATCGAAAAGGAGAGCCAAGTTCCCGAGAAATATGTCTGTTATATTTGCAAGAATCCAGCCTTGGGCCGCGCAAGTATGAAATATGTCCACGATCAAGACTGGCTGTACGAAGGCAGACTACCGACAGGAAATTATCACGCCTCGAACCCTAAGCTCCAAGATCGGTTCAATATGTTGCGTACTAGTCACACACTAACAGGAAACCTGATTGAGTTGAAACGATTCCTACACAGCTTACGCGTGAAGATCAACATAGCCGAGAATAAGGATCATCCGAAAATGTACTTGTGGGCGAAGAAATGGGAAAGCTCTCCGCCCCGAGCTGTGGAACGAAAAGTTGAGAAGTTTGAAGATATTGAAGCAATCAATCCAGATAAAAAGGAAGCAAGTGATGCGGATGTCAAGGAAGAGTTAGATCGGGAAGTCGGAGGAGACGGGCAGGCAGAGGTCAAAGCGGAAGGGGAGAATGCTGGCGCTTCCGAATGTGTTGAGAAGATGGAAACGGAGGATAAGCAACAACAGTCTCTGGAAAAACCAAAGGAGGAGATTAAAGTTGCACAACAACCAAACATCCCTCAGCCGGAAGCTGCTATTGATCCGGTTGAGTGTCAGTTGCGGTTATTGGAGCATATACAAAAGCAACAGTCGTTGGTGGTGGAGCGATTGCAGGATATCGAATCGGATATTGTTG aATTGGAATCGCTTGACCCTTCCAATAATCTGGACACCAACGAGTTCTCACGAACCAAACAGACCTTAGCAATACTAATTAAGGATCTCGAAATCATGCAAAATATCGCAAAAATCAATACAGTACCTCCAACTAGTTATGTACCCTATGCTTAG